A single genomic interval of Armatimonadota bacterium harbors:
- a CDS encoding sugar ABC transporter ATP-binding protein, whose product MTYVLDMQGIVKQFPGVRALDDVSFSVMPGEVHALMGENGAGKSTLIKVMTGVERTDAGRIVLDGREVSFRTPLEAVEAGISTVYQEVNLATNLSVMENVVLGREARGAFGIKWGDARRRAEHALGRLGLDLDVRQNLGGCSIAVRQLVLIARALDVRCKVLVLDEPTSSLDKDEVSQLFGVLRRLKDEGLGIVFVTHFLDQVYQLADRTTVLRNGKVAGTGTVEEIDRRRLVTMMIGRDIPAEARRPSGVAEKGGPLLSAKGLGKKRAVTGVDIDVAAGEVVGLAGLLGSGRTETLNLLFGADRSDSGSVRIRGRAAKPGVRRSVRAGIGLCPEDRKDQAVFAGLSVRENMLVVLQGRRGWWRKIGAREGRAAVDRYFRDLDVSAPNPDVRIENLSGGNQQKVVLSRWLASDPAVLLLDEPTRGIDVGTKFEIAGLVERLRGHGMGFVFVSSELEEVLRSCTKVCVFRDRAMVGELSGASLNEQSVQSMIAEAPR is encoded by the coding sequence ATGACTTACGTCCTCGACATGCAGGGGATCGTCAAGCAGTTCCCGGGCGTCCGGGCGCTCGACGACGTCTCGTTTTCGGTCATGCCGGGCGAAGTGCACGCCCTCATGGGTGAAAACGGGGCGGGGAAGAGCACGTTGATCAAGGTCATGACGGGCGTCGAACGCACGGACGCCGGGCGGATCGTCCTGGACGGCCGCGAGGTGTCGTTCCGCACGCCGCTCGAAGCGGTCGAAGCCGGAATCAGCACCGTCTACCAGGAGGTGAACCTGGCAACGAACCTGTCGGTGATGGAGAACGTCGTGCTCGGTCGAGAGGCCAGGGGAGCGTTCGGGATCAAGTGGGGCGACGCCCGTCGACGCGCAGAGCATGCCCTGGGCAGACTAGGACTGGACTTGGACGTCCGGCAGAACCTGGGCGGCTGTTCGATCGCGGTCCGTCAGCTCGTCCTCATCGCTAGGGCGTTGGACGTTCGCTGCAAAGTCCTCGTGTTGGACGAACCGACGTCCAGCCTGGACAAGGACGAAGTGTCCCAACTCTTCGGAGTCTTGCGGCGGCTCAAGGACGAAGGATTGGGCATCGTCTTCGTCACCCACTTTCTCGATCAGGTCTATCAACTCGCCGACCGGACGACGGTGTTGAGGAACGGTAAGGTCGCGGGCACGGGCACGGTCGAAGAGATCGACCGTCGGCGGCTCGTGACTATGATGATCGGCCGCGACATTCCGGCCGAGGCGCGTCGGCCTAGCGGTGTCGCAGAGAAGGGGGGACCGCTCCTCAGTGCGAAGGGCCTTGGCAAGAAGCGTGCGGTCACCGGAGTCGACATCGACGTCGCGGCCGGAGAGGTGGTCGGCCTAGCGGGTCTGCTCGGATCGGGCCGTACCGAGACGCTGAACCTGTTGTTCGGTGCGGACCGGTCCGATTCCGGTTCCGTCCGGATCCGGGGAAGGGCGGCGAAGCCAGGCGTGCGGAGATCGGTCCGAGCCGGGATCGGACTGTGTCCCGAGGACCGGAAAGACCAGGCGGTGTTCGCAGGACTGTCGGTCCGTGAGAACATGTTGGTCGTGCTCCAAGGGCGGCGTGGTTGGTGGCGGAAGATCGGCGCACGGGAAGGCCGCGCGGCGGTCGACCGCTACTTCCGCGACCTCGACGTCAGTGCGCCGAACCCCGACGTCCGGATCGAAAACTTGAGCGGAGGCAACCAGCAGAAGGTCGTCCTGTCGCGTTGGTTGGCTTCCGATCCCGCCGTCCTCTTGCTTGACGAACCGACCCGGGGCATCGACGTCGGAACGAAATTCGAGATTGCGGGACTCGTCGAACGGTTGCGCGGCCATGGAATGGGGTTCGTGTTCGTCTCGTCCGAACTCGAAGAAGTCCTTCGGTCCTGTACGAAGGTCTGTGTCTTCCGGGACCGGGCGATGGTGGGCGAGCTTTCGGGCGCGTCGTTGAACGAGCAGTCCGTGCAGAGCATGATTGCCGAGGCCCCGCGTTGA
- a CDS encoding ABC transporter permease gives MKRPAFIWPLGALVLVLLFNLVLTPGFFALKVQDGRLFGSTIDVLNRSVPVGLLALGMTLVIATAGVDLSVGAVMAITGSVVASLVARPDGSLLNGVPTGGHVPAVLLTGLAAAVVCGLFNGLLVAVFRLQPIVATLLLMVAGRGVAQLITNGQIVTFENQAVQSLGSGAWLGLPVPLWIFLAAFGVFAVLSRGTALGLFIEAVGSNPVAARLSGLSVSGIRTTVYALSGLCAGVAGLITTADVKAADANNAGLYLELDAILAVAIGGTAMAGGRFSLIGTVIGVVLMQAVSTTVFTRGVPPEATLVLKAVIVVAVCLLQSEAFRQKSVRRTA, from the coding sequence TTGAAGCGGCCTGCTTTCATCTGGCCGTTAGGGGCTCTCGTCTTAGTGCTTCTCTTCAATCTGGTCTTGACGCCTGGGTTCTTCGCGCTGAAGGTACAGGACGGCCGACTGTTCGGAAGCACCATCGACGTCTTGAACCGATCCGTCCCTGTCGGACTATTGGCGCTCGGGATGACGCTGGTCATCGCGACGGCGGGGGTCGACCTATCGGTGGGCGCGGTCATGGCGATCACCGGATCCGTCGTGGCGAGCCTCGTGGCCCGGCCGGACGGGAGCCTGCTCAACGGCGTGCCGACGGGCGGCCATGTCCCGGCGGTCTTGCTCACCGGTTTGGCGGCGGCGGTCGTCTGCGGCCTCTTCAACGGGCTGCTCGTGGCCGTGTTCCGGCTTCAGCCGATCGTCGCGACCTTGCTTTTGATGGTCGCTGGGCGCGGCGTCGCGCAGTTGATCACGAACGGACAGATCGTGACCTTTGAAAACCAGGCCGTACAATCGCTCGGTAGCGGGGCCTGGCTCGGACTGCCCGTGCCGTTGTGGATCTTCCTAGCGGCGTTCGGGGTCTTCGCGGTCCTCAGCCGGGGGACCGCGCTCGGGCTGTTCATCGAAGCCGTAGGGAGCAACCCCGTGGCGGCCCGGTTGTCCGGACTGTCGGTGAGCGGAATCCGGACGACGGTCTACGCGCTGAGCGGGCTCTGCGCCGGCGTCGCGGGACTGATCACGACGGCGGACGTCAAAGCGGCCGACGCGAACAACGCCGGCTTGTACCTCGAACTGGACGCGATCCTTGCCGTCGCGATCGGTGGTACGGCCATGGCGGGGGGACGCTTTTCCCTGATCGGGACCGTGATCGGCGTCGTCCTGATGCAGGCCGTCTCGACGACGGTGTTCACAAGGGGCGTGCCCCCGGAGGCGACCCTCGTTCTGAAGGCCGTCATCGTCGTCGCCGTTTGCCTCCTCCAGTCGGAGGCGTTTCGCCAGAAGTCCGTCCGGAGGACGGCTTGA
- the yjfF gene encoding sugar ABC transporter permease YjfF, whose translation MATTVVLLVLYFGARQLYPGFGTPRVFGNFIADNAFLGVIAVGLTFVILTGGIDLSVGSLLGFTSILVATMVQKGHVHPVVAVSAALALGTAVGCAHGILVQKFKMAPFLVTLAGLFVCRGLGLWTSKESIQIKHPAFEAVSDWSLKLGEAKMPVGSIVFLAVVAIGIFVAKQTRFGRTVMATGGGEQSAVLMGLPVAQAKVGVYAVSGFCSALGGVLFTVYTGSGNAVSGTGLELDAIAAVVIGGTLLSGGYGSVFGSFLGVLILAVIQTAITFQGTLSSWWTKIVIGVLLMFFLLMQKAIERGVKGRA comes from the coding sequence ATGGCGACGACGGTCGTCCTCTTGGTCCTTTACTTCGGGGCGCGACAGCTTTACCCCGGCTTCGGCACTCCGCGCGTTTTCGGCAACTTCATCGCGGACAACGCGTTCCTCGGCGTCATCGCCGTCGGGCTGACGTTCGTGATCCTGACCGGCGGCATCGACCTCTCGGTCGGCTCGTTGTTGGGGTTCACCAGCATCCTGGTCGCGACGATGGTGCAAAAGGGGCACGTCCATCCGGTCGTGGCCGTGTCGGCGGCCCTGGCCCTTGGGACGGCGGTCGGCTGCGCCCACGGGATCCTTGTTCAAAAGTTCAAGATGGCGCCGTTCCTCGTGACGCTCGCCGGGCTGTTCGTCTGCCGTGGGTTAGGGTTGTGGACGAGCAAGGAGTCGATCCAGATCAAGCATCCCGCGTTCGAAGCGGTTTCAGACTGGTCGCTCAAGCTCGGAGAGGCCAAGATGCCGGTCGGCTCGATCGTCTTCCTCGCTGTCGTTGCGATCGGGATTTTCGTCGCGAAGCAGACCCGGTTCGGACGGACGGTCATGGCGACCGGCGGCGGCGAGCAGTCGGCGGTCTTGATGGGGCTTCCCGTCGCCCAGGCGAAAGTCGGGGTGTACGCGGTCAGCGGGTTCTGTTCGGCGTTGGGAGGCGTCCTGTTCACGGTCTATACAGGTAGCGGGAACGCGGTGTCCGGTACCGGTCTCGAGCTGGACGCGATCGCTGCCGTCGTCATTGGCGGCACCCTGTTGAGCGGAGGGTACGGTTCCGTGTTCGGATCGTTTCTCGGCGTCTTGATCTTGGCCGTCATCCAGACGGCGATCACCTTCCAGGGCACGTTGAGTTCTTGGTGGACGAAGATCGTCATCGGCGTCCTGCTCATGTTCTTCCTTCTGATGCAGAAGGCCATCGAAAGAGGCGTCAAAGGGCGCGCTTAG
- a CDS encoding ankyrin repeat domain-containing protein, with protein MLAFWDAVRSGDVGQVASLAAERPELVTARDEQGATALQVAVYHGRRELAAWLVSNGGVCDVYSAAAAGTLDDRFRPDSSCIDEPSSDGFTALCLASAFAPPETVRTLLAWGADPEARSVSLGGVAPLHAAVFGRNSGAVEALLEAGATADARQQGGYTALMAAAQNGDSDCVALLLRYGADSRLKNDEGRSAADFALEAGLDLSAL; from the coding sequence ATGCTGGCCTTCTGGGACGCGGTCCGTTCGGGCGACGTCGGTCAAGTGGCGTCCCTCGCTGCGGAACGTCCCGAGCTGGTGACGGCCCGCGACGAGCAAGGCGCGACCGCTCTTCAAGTGGCGGTCTACCACGGTCGACGGGAGTTGGCCGCTTGGCTCGTCTCCAACGGCGGGGTGTGCGACGTCTATTCCGCTGCTGCGGCGGGCACGCTCGACGATCGGTTCCGGCCGGACTCCTCGTGTATTGACGAACCCTCGTCCGACGGGTTCACGGCCCTTTGCTTGGCTTCGGCTTTTGCGCCTCCCGAGACCGTTCGGACTTTGCTCGCTTGGGGTGCCGACCCTGAGGCCCGGTCCGTCAGCCTCGGCGGGGTCGCACCCTTGCACGCTGCGGTCTTCGGAAGGAACTCCGGGGCGGTCGAGGCTCTCCTAGAGGCTGGGGCGACGGCCGACGCTCGACAACAAGGAGGCTATACGGCGCTGATGGCCGCCGCTCAGAACGGAGACTCTGACTGCGTGGCGTTGTTGCTCCGGTACGGAGCTGACAGTCGGTTGAAGAACGACGAAGGCAGGTCGGCCGCCGACTTCGCACTGGAAGCGGGCCTCGACCTGTCGGCGCTCTAA
- a CDS encoding RluA family pseudouridine synthase, with amino-acid sequence MKLVAEGPERLDKFLARSLPGHTRSRLQRLISEGLVTVQGETASKAGLELREGWTVELGDVPETPPHDLEPVAMPLDVVYEDDDLLILNKPRGLMTHPAPSSKSPSLVNALLARSHSLSQGSAPYRPGIVHRLDKDTTGLMVVAKTDAAHAGLARQIADRTAVRVYLAVVRGDPLEDRFTIEANLGRHPTRPLLMAVRTQGKRAVTHVRVLKRTGESSLVACKLDTGRTHQIRVHLASCHMPVFGDALYSSKDMPTGPLQLHAVLLSVTQPTTGKRITVTCAPPAEFMIPAEFNEEVLLNWT; translated from the coding sequence GTGAAACTCGTGGCCGAGGGGCCGGAACGCCTGGACAAGTTCCTGGCCAGGTCATTGCCCGGTCACACTCGCTCCCGGCTTCAGCGTCTTATCTCTGAGGGCCTTGTGACCGTGCAAGGGGAGACGGCTTCGAAGGCGGGCCTCGAACTGCGGGAGGGCTGGACGGTAGAGTTGGGCGACGTCCCGGAAACGCCGCCGCACGACCTTGAACCCGTCGCGATGCCGCTCGATGTCGTCTATGAGGACGACGACCTTTTGATCCTGAACAAGCCACGGGGCCTGATGACGCACCCTGCCCCGTCGTCGAAGTCTCCGTCCCTTGTGAACGCCCTCTTGGCCCGGTCGCACTCGCTCAGCCAAGGATCGGCGCCGTATCGACCAGGGATCGTCCACAGGCTCGATAAAGACACGACGGGCCTGATGGTCGTCGCCAAAACGGACGCGGCCCATGCGGGACTGGCCCGGCAGATCGCGGACCGGACGGCCGTACGGGTCTATCTTGCCGTCGTCCGGGGCGATCCGTTGGAGGACCGGTTCACGATCGAGGCGAACCTCGGCCGGCATCCGACGAGACCGTTGCTCATGGCCGTCCGGACACAAGGGAAGCGAGCGGTGACCCATGTCCGCGTCCTCAAACGGACGGGCGAATCGTCGTTGGTGGCGTGCAAGTTGGACACGGGCCGGACGCACCAGATCCGGGTGCACCTGGCCAGTTGCCACATGCCGGTCTTCGGCGACGCCCTGTACTCGTCGAAGGACATGCCGACCGGTCCTTTGCAGTTGCACGCCGTCCTTCTTTCGGTGACGCAGCCTACGACCGGGAAGCGGATCACGGTGACGTGCGCGCCGCCGGCCGAGTTCATGATCCCGGCCGAGTTCAACGAGGAGGTGCTTTTGAATTGGACCTAG
- the radC gene encoding DNA repair protein RadC, with the protein MDLERTTAWERVQYAGFGGATVTDLLTLMVTREERDLERNEPVVLQYFRYHTMPRLKDLSHEELSSAGGLEPFESARILAAIELGRRSAAAGMGERRSAVTRHEEAYRLFAHLSGQEKEHFCAAFFDSKGKPIGQKVIHIGTLNMSVVGAREVFREAVRHNASSVIVAHNHPSGDPEPSPEDVRVTKALKEAGALLDIPLHDHLVIGYPTEEGDPAERYVSLSDRGLL; encoded by the coding sequence TTGGACCTAGAGCGGACGACGGCTTGGGAACGCGTCCAGTACGCCGGGTTCGGCGGGGCGACCGTCACCGATCTCCTGACGTTGATGGTGACGCGCGAAGAGAGGGACCTGGAACGGAACGAACCGGTCGTGCTCCAGTACTTCAGGTACCACACGATGCCTCGTCTGAAAGACCTGAGCCACGAAGAACTGTCTTCGGCGGGAGGACTCGAGCCTTTCGAGTCGGCCCGGATTTTGGCCGCCATCGAACTCGGGCGCCGGTCGGCGGCGGCGGGTATGGGCGAGAGACGGTCGGCCGTCACCCGGCACGAAGAGGCGTACCGTCTGTTCGCGCACTTGAGCGGACAGGAAAAGGAGCATTTTTGTGCGGCCTTTTTCGATTCGAAAGGGAAGCCGATCGGACAAAAGGTCATCCACATCGGGACGTTGAACATGAGCGTGGTCGGGGCGAGGGAAGTGTTCCGGGAGGCGGTCCGGCACAACGCTTCGAGCGTGATCGTGGCCCACAACCACCCGAGCGGAGACCCGGAGCCGAGTCCAGAGGACGTACGCGTCACCAAGGCGCTCAAAGAGGCGGGCGCCCTTCTCGACATTCCCCTCCACGACCATCTCGTCATCGGATATCCGACCGAAGAGGGCGACCCGGCGGAGCGATATGTCTCGTTGAGCGACCGAGGACTGCTTTAG
- a CDS encoding haloacid dehalogenase produces the protein MTRIDGEDRGLASVRQRMDGMHQVREQALRHCRSMIQTSAKCIRHVHRRQFAEAADLLAEARLTSAAARSEMEDFPELMYAGYLQDAEKELVEATVLLAWVGPDPTVDDGLASSVGPTSYLNGLGEAASECRRYVLDETRKGDQAEAERLLGRMEAVYDGLITFDYPDALTGGLRRTCDALRAVVERTRSDLTMTSVQRELMEELRHGRP, from the coding sequence TTGACCCGGATCGACGGTGAGGACCGTGGACTCGCGTCCGTCCGGCAACGGATGGACGGCATGCACCAAGTGCGCGAGCAGGCGCTCAGGCACTGCCGCTCGATGATCCAGACATCGGCGAAGTGCATCCGGCACGTCCACAGGCGCCAGTTCGCCGAAGCCGCCGACCTTTTGGCCGAGGCCCGGTTGACGTCGGCGGCGGCGCGTTCCGAAATGGAGGATTTTCCCGAACTGATGTACGCGGGCTACCTCCAGGACGCCGAAAAGGAGCTCGTCGAGGCGACCGTCCTGCTGGCATGGGTCGGGCCCGATCCGACCGTGGACGATGGACTTGCCTCGTCGGTCGGCCCGACGTCGTACTTGAACGGCTTGGGGGAGGCGGCGTCAGAGTGCCGCCGCTACGTCCTGGACGAAACGAGGAAAGGCGATCAGGCCGAGGCGGAGCGCCTTCTGGGTCGGATGGAGGCCGTTTACGACGGACTGATCACGTTCGACTATCCGGACGCGTTGACAGGCGGATTGAGGCGGACGTGCGACGCGTTGCGGGCCGTCGTGGAGCGGACCCGTTCGGACCTCACGATGACGAGCGTCCAGCGGGAGCTGATGGAAGAGCTCCGGCACGGCCGGCCGTGA
- a CDS encoding response regulator, which produces MPSLKILVCDDERHIVRLIQVNLEKQGWQVVTAYDGKEGLEKIRSEKPDLCVLDVMMPYMDGFEVLKSLRREPETEGLPVIMLTAKAQDKDVFEGYHYGADMYLTKPFNPAELVAFVKRIAQGGTKSDGPTRYDL; this is translated from the coding sequence ATGCCGTCCTTGAAGATCCTCGTTTGTGACGACGAACGCCATATCGTGCGACTGATCCAGGTCAACCTTGAGAAACAGGGATGGCAGGTCGTGACCGCCTACGACGGCAAAGAAGGACTGGAGAAGATCCGGTCGGAGAAGCCCGACCTGTGCGTCCTTGACGTCATGATGCCGTACATGGACGGGTTCGAGGTCCTGAAGTCGTTGCGGCGGGAACCGGAAACGGAAGGCTTGCCCGTCATTATGCTGACGGCCAAGGCCCAAGACAAGGACGTGTTCGAGGGCTATCACTACGGCGCGGACATGTACTTGACCAAGCCGTTCAACCCGGCCGAACTGGTCGCGTTCGTGAAGCGCATCGCCCAGGGCGGGACGAAGTCGGACGGGCCCACCCGCTACGACCTTTAA
- a CDS encoding aminoacetone oxidase family FAD-binding enzyme codes for MQRDVVVIGAGAAGIMAAWNAARHGADVLLLEKTVRVGTKILMSGGGKCNITHDGPLEDVLKAFRAAEARFLRPSCYRLPNTEIVRMLTDRGLRVMTRPDGRIFPVDQTAKDVVRILASYVSERSVDLRLQTSVTGVRADGAGLTVDAEGGPFHAKAVVVTTGGSSYPKSGTTGDGWAWAGALGHTVVTVRAALAPMDLEADRLGGGWPFPPGVALRDVVLKARCGTKESARWRDDVLFTHHGVSGPCALGISRDVAERLETGPVTLEIDLLPDSTFEALSERLRKQAADNPQARTASLCPPGVPESLRQLLFATAGVDPDRTLQSASKKELNRVVETLKGWTIGRVTDAVLDKGEAVAGGVALDEVDPKTMRSTKHPCLFLAGEVLDIVGPVGGYNLQAAFATGFVAGESAAATAAGSR; via the coding sequence GTGCAGAGGGACGTCGTCGTCATCGGAGCGGGCGCAGCCGGCATCATGGCTGCCTGGAACGCGGCCCGCCACGGTGCCGACGTGCTCCTTCTCGAGAAGACCGTCCGAGTCGGCACGAAGATCCTGATGTCTGGTGGGGGAAAGTGCAACATCACCCATGACGGGCCCCTTGAGGACGTCCTTAAGGCGTTCCGGGCCGCGGAAGCGCGGTTCCTTCGACCGTCCTGCTACCGACTGCCCAACACCGAGATCGTCCGCATGCTCACGGACCGGGGCCTCCGTGTCATGACGCGCCCGGACGGCCGGATCTTCCCCGTCGACCAAACCGCCAAGGACGTCGTCCGCATCCTGGCATCGTACGTGTCCGAGCGCTCGGTCGACCTCCGCCTCCAGACTTCGGTGACGGGCGTCCGCGCTGACGGCGCCGGATTGACGGTCGACGCGGAAGGCGGCCCTTTCCATGCCAAAGCCGTCGTCGTCACGACCGGCGGCAGCAGCTATCCCAAAAGCGGTACGACGGGCGACGGCTGGGCATGGGCCGGAGCACTCGGTCACACCGTCGTAACGGTCCGGGCCGCTTTGGCCCCGATGGACCTTGAAGCCGACCGGCTCGGCGGCGGCTGGCCCTTTCCGCCCGGCGTCGCCCTGCGCGACGTCGTCCTCAAGGCGCGATGCGGCACGAAAGAGTCCGCCAGATGGCGGGACGACGTGCTCTTCACCCACCACGGGGTCTCCGGGCCTTGTGCCCTCGGCATCAGCCGCGACGTCGCCGAGCGGCTGGAGACGGGTCCCGTGACCCTCGAGATCGACCTGCTCCCTGACTCGACCTTTGAAGCCCTCAGCGAGAGACTACGGAAGCAGGCCGCCGATAACCCTCAGGCACGAACGGCTTCGCTGTGCCCTCCTGGCGTCCCCGAGAGTCTGCGGCAGCTCCTTTTCGCCACGGCGGGCGTCGATCCCGACCGCACGCTCCAATCGGCGTCGAAGAAAGAGCTGAACCGCGTGGTCGAGACGCTCAAGGGCTGGACGATCGGCCGGGTGACGGACGCCGTGCTCGACAAGGGCGAAGCCGTCGCAGGTGGCGTCGCTCTCGACGAAGTCGACCCGAAGACGATGCGGTCGACGAAACATCCCTGCCTTTTTCTGGCAGGCGAAGTCCTCGACATCGTCGGCCCCGTGGGAGGTTATAACCTGCAGGCAGCGTTTGCGACGGGTTTCGTGGCCGGAGAATCTGCGGCCGCGACGGCCGCCGGAAGCCGTTAG
- a CDS encoding GNAT family N-acetyltransferase: protein MAWIDHRALEGRHVRLEPLTLGHAEGLFRAAGGPDTFRYMLWTPDPWGPAGFEEWIRRRQGDTFPFAVVWRESGETVGATTFLEVDETNKALEVGYTWYGPAWRGTVVNPEAKFLLLSEAFENLGAVRVQLKCDDRNERSKAGILKLGARPEGVLRNHRILPDGHRRATAYFSVLPEEWPDVRGKLVERIGSFGPAGP from the coding sequence ATGGCGTGGATCGATCACAGGGCTTTGGAAGGACGTCACGTCCGCCTCGAACCTCTGACTCTGGGGCACGCCGAGGGCCTGTTCCGTGCTGCGGGAGGACCGGACACGTTCCGGTACATGTTGTGGACCCCTGACCCGTGGGGCCCGGCGGGGTTCGAAGAATGGATCCGTAGGCGGCAAGGCGACACGTTTCCGTTTGCGGTCGTGTGGAGAGAATCGGGCGAAACGGTGGGGGCGACGACGTTTCTGGAAGTCGACGAGACCAACAAGGCGCTGGAAGTCGGATACACCTGGTACGGTCCGGCTTGGAGGGGCACGGTCGTCAATCCCGAGGCGAAGTTCTTGCTGCTGAGCGAAGCCTTCGAGAACCTTGGGGCCGTTCGCGTGCAGCTCAAGTGCGACGACAGGAACGAGCGGAGCAAAGCCGGGATCTTGAAACTCGGTGCGAGACCGGAGGGCGTTCTGCGCAACCACCGGATCTTGCCGGACGGACACCGGCGCGCCACCGCCTATTTCAGCGTCCTCCCCGAAGAGTGGCCGGACGTCCGTGGGAAGTTGGTGGAAAGAATCGGCTCATTCGGCCCGGCCGGTCCTTGA
- the dnaB gene encoding replicative DNA helicase, translated as MAVSRFASNRPSTIEERVPPHSVEAEMCALGTMVLSERGAEEVQAIVTEDDFYRPSHKEIFRAMRQLLLSGKVIDLLTLSHELTSRGKLEETGGLEYLIQIQEAVPSAHNAAYYAQIVQDLATLRRLEEAGREIVGLVHDPDKEPDDKVDEAEDMVFQVGRKRLGKYFSPVRSLAKEFFKDVDHLLETGEPILGTQCGYTDLDNLTTGFYGGDFVILAARPAMGKTSLVMNMAINVSRLGAGNVAVFNLEMSGQQLVRRMISTMAKVPMGTLKKSNLSTHDYQRLTDACEELYELPIFIDDSSDVSPMEMRGKCRRLKADGGLALVIVDYLQLMRGSKKTENRTQEISDIARSLKAMAKDLDVPIIALSQLNRGVESRPDKRPMLSDIRESGSIEAEADMVMFIYREEYYRRKEAGVEQEWNPDATEATELIIGKHRNGPTGTVLLGFQPSYTKFTLLDEGSKSEYFRMLKSRGSDD; from the coding sequence ATGGCCGTATCCCGATTCGCGAGCAACCGTCCGAGCACGATCGAGGAACGCGTCCCGCCCCACAGTGTGGAGGCGGAGATGTGCGCCCTCGGCACGATGGTGCTGAGCGAGCGGGGGGCGGAAGAAGTCCAGGCGATCGTCACGGAAGACGACTTCTACCGGCCGTCTCACAAAGAGATCTTCCGGGCGATGCGACAGTTGTTGCTCTCGGGCAAGGTCATCGACCTGTTGACGCTGTCGCACGAGCTTACGAGTCGGGGCAAGTTGGAAGAGACGGGCGGACTGGAGTACCTCATCCAGATCCAGGAGGCGGTCCCTAGCGCCCACAACGCGGCATATTACGCGCAGATCGTCCAAGACTTGGCGACGTTGAGGAGGTTGGAAGAAGCGGGACGGGAGATCGTCGGGCTGGTCCACGACCCGGACAAAGAACCGGACGACAAGGTCGACGAGGCGGAGGACATGGTCTTCCAGGTCGGTCGGAAGCGGCTCGGGAAGTACTTCTCGCCCGTCAGGAGCCTCGCGAAAGAGTTCTTTAAAGACGTCGACCACTTGCTTGAAACCGGCGAGCCGATCCTGGGGACGCAGTGCGGTTACACGGACCTCGACAATCTGACGACCGGGTTTTACGGGGGCGACTTCGTGATCCTTGCCGCCCGTCCGGCCATGGGCAAGACGTCGCTCGTCATGAACATGGCGATCAACGTCTCCCGGTTGGGGGCGGGCAACGTCGCGGTCTTCAACCTGGAAATGAGCGGGCAGCAGCTCGTCCGAAGAATGATCTCGACGATGGCGAAGGTGCCGATGGGGACGCTGAAGAAGTCGAACCTGTCGACCCACGACTATCAGCGGCTGACGGACGCGTGCGAAGAGCTCTATGAGCTTCCGATCTTCATCGACGACTCTTCGGACGTGTCGCCGATGGAGATGCGAGGGAAGTGTCGCAGGTTGAAAGCCGACGGCGGTCTCGCGCTCGTGATCGTCGACTACCTACAGTTGATGCGAGGTTCGAAGAAGACCGAGAACCGGACCCAAGAAATCAGTGACATCGCCCGGTCGTTGAAGGCGATGGCAAAGGACCTCGACGTCCCGATCATCGCCTTGTCCCAGCTCAACAGAGGCGTCGAATCACGTCCGGACAAGCGGCCGATGCTCAGCGACATCCGGGAATCGGGCTCGATCGAAGCCGAAGCGGACATGGTCATGTTCATCTATCGCGAGGAGTATTACCGCCGCAAGGAGGCCGGGGTCGAGCAGGAATGGAACCCCGACGCGACGGAAGCGACGGAGCTCATCATCGGTAAGCACCGGAACGGCCCCACAGGCACCGTGTTGCTCGGCTTCCAGCCGTCGTACACGAAGTTCACGTTGTTGGACGAAGGGTCGAAGAGCGAGTACTTCCGGATGCTGAAGTCCCGGGGTTCCGACGATTGA